The following coding sequences are from one Paenibacillus stellifer window:
- a CDS encoding DHA2 family efflux MFS transporter permease subunit, translated as MSTITANAAAAAKNIRRGPIIAALLIGAFVALLNQTLMNVALPQMMKSLDIEASKAQWLTTGFMLVNGVLIPVSAYLVEKFTTRALFITAMVLFSLGTLVCALGTGFEMIMVGRVIQAGGAGILMPLMNIVFLMIFPIEERGKAMGLMAVAMIFAPAVGPTLSGWVVQNYSWRVLFYIVLPLAIFATLLGMKFMQNVTVKTSPKLDKMGIVFSTLGFGGLLYGFSEAGTDGWGSNTVLVSLIVGAAGLILLVWRELVAKKPMLEFRIFRYNMYSLTTVINIIVTMAMYSGMILLPLYLQNIRGFTPMESGLMLLPGAILMGIMSPITGIIFDKIGARWLSIIGLIITVITTWEFSRLTDSTTYLHLILTYTARMFGMSMLMMPITTAGLNQLPQRLNSHGTAMSNTLRTVAGALGMALFVSLMTNHTKSEITDAVMSGQVSQTDKLAFAKFSQEAMIHGITHAFVVATWVTVIALVLAVFIRKTSPAPDFLKAEEQAASASKK; from the coding sequence ATGAGTACAATAACCGCGAATGCCGCTGCGGCGGCAAAGAACATTCGCAGAGGCCCGATTATCGCGGCGCTGCTGATCGGCGCCTTTGTCGCGCTGCTCAACCAGACGCTGATGAACGTGGCTCTGCCGCAAATGATGAAGAGTCTGGACATTGAGGCCAGCAAGGCCCAGTGGCTGACAACCGGCTTTATGCTGGTGAATGGCGTGTTGATTCCGGTCAGCGCCTATCTGGTCGAGAAGTTTACGACGCGTGCGCTGTTTATAACGGCGATGGTTCTTTTTTCACTAGGTACGCTTGTCTGCGCTTTGGGAACCGGATTTGAAATGATTATGGTCGGCCGGGTTATCCAGGCTGGTGGCGCCGGTATCCTGATGCCGCTTATGAATATCGTCTTCCTGATGATCTTCCCGATCGAAGAGCGGGGCAAGGCGATGGGCCTCATGGCGGTTGCCATGATCTTCGCTCCGGCTGTAGGCCCGACGCTCTCCGGCTGGGTTGTGCAGAATTACTCCTGGCGGGTGCTGTTCTACATCGTGCTTCCGCTGGCCATCTTTGCAACGCTGCTCGGCATGAAATTCATGCAGAATGTGACGGTGAAGACCTCGCCCAAGCTGGATAAAATGGGGATTGTCTTCTCGACGCTCGGCTTCGGCGGCCTGCTGTACGGCTTCAGTGAAGCGGGAACCGACGGCTGGGGCAGCAACACTGTTCTCGTCTCGCTGATTGTCGGCGCGGCCGGCCTGATCCTGCTTGTATGGCGCGAACTCGTCGCCAAGAAGCCGATGCTGGAATTCCGGATTTTCCGCTACAACATGTATTCTTTAACGACTGTCATTAACATCATCGTAACGATGGCCATGTATTCCGGCATGATTCTGCTGCCGTTGTATTTGCAGAACATCCGCGGCTTTACGCCGATGGAATCCGGTCTGATGCTGCTGCCGGGCGCGATTCTGATGGGCATTATGTCCCCGATCACCGGCATTATCTTTGACAAGATCGGCGCCAGATGGCTGTCCATTATCGGACTGATCATTACCGTTATCACAACATGGGAGTTCAGCCGCCTGACCGATTCGACCACCTATCTGCATCTGATCCTGACTTACACAGCCCGCATGTTCGGCATGTCGATGCTGATGATGCCGATTACGACGGCTGGTCTGAATCAGCTGCCGCAGCGCTTGAACTCGCACGGAACGGCGATGTCCAATACGCTCCGTACCGTCGCCGGCGCGCTCGGCATGGCGCTGTTCGTCAGCCTCATGACCAACCACACCAAGAGCGAAATCACCGATGCCGTCATGAGCGGCCAGGTGTCGCAGACCGACAAGCTGGCATTCGCCAAGTTCTCGCAGGAAGCGATGATTCACGGCATTACACATGCGTTCGTCGTGGCTACATGGGTAACCGTCATTGCACTCGTGCTGGCTGTATTCATTCGCAAGACTTCCCCGGCGCCGGATTTTCTGAAGGCCGAAGAGCAGGCAGCTTCCGCATCGAAAAAATAA
- a CDS encoding MarR family winged helix-turn-helix transcriptional regulator, which produces MDLIQMEAGQLMERREQLDEIVSSFRRINHAVQQLLWKDAEQLDITPTQLLVLRKLERCPELSVSELADRLYLGNSSVSGLVDRMVKADLITRQRSEEDRRIFRVALTAKGREIVENSREALRKHLLPLAEIPIEDSQELLRIHGRILEILEQGRETEEL; this is translated from the coding sequence ATGGATTTAATACAGATGGAGGCTGGTCAATTGATGGAGAGAAGGGAACAGCTTGACGAAATCGTATCCTCTTTCCGGCGCATCAATCATGCTGTTCAACAGTTATTGTGGAAAGATGCGGAGCAGCTCGACATCACCCCAACCCAGCTATTGGTGCTGCGAAAGCTGGAGCGCTGCCCGGAACTTTCGGTGTCCGAGCTTGCGGACCGGCTCTATCTGGGCAACAGCTCGGTAAGCGGTCTGGTGGACCGGATGGTGAAGGCGGATCTCATAACCAGGCAGCGCTCCGAGGAGGATCGGCGCATATTCCGGGTTGCCCTGACGGCCAAAGGGCGGGAGATTGTGGAGAACAGCAGAGAGGCCCTCAGAAAGCATCTGCTTCCGCTGGCGGAAATTCCGATTGAGGATTCGCAGGAGCTGCTTCGAATACATGGCCGCATACTGGAAATTTTGGAACAAGGGAGAGAAACAGAAGAATTATGA
- a CDS encoding MFS transporter produces MNLTMIRSAGQNGYYRLFAAGLINGIGARFSQVAMLSLVLKLTGSGMAVGLSLGLSLLPNLLFAPLGGFLGGRLSRRRILIATDLARVPFALSFLLVDGKGMLWLLYAGSFMLAVGEAVYAPVRKSAIPLLARPGTLQRVNAMEQLMTGCVLVLGALTGGLVSYWFGPDTAFVLNALSFLGAAVIISGISFPEEAGDDDSTESGLRQASGSGTGGLTRRKGLTALLAGSVVLQVLIGYEIMVSMVSGLDNVLISVYAIEVFHKGDAGVGAFYASLGAGLTLSFWASRRLKGNLLAAALGGLLIEGLVLAGISMSGSFIAVCGLYVLLSLASGISNASLDTLLMRETPARWQPSVFGTLAAGGNTLLGLSMLLAGWLLERVEPRTLGFTGGVCFAGIALFLGAYAWIRSGKSRKLKAPPELYRPGQHR; encoded by the coding sequence ATGAATTTAACCATGATCCGCAGCGCTGGACAAAACGGCTACTACCGGCTGTTCGCCGCCGGTCTGATCAACGGAATCGGGGCCCGCTTCAGCCAGGTAGCCATGCTGTCTCTTGTGCTTAAGCTGACCGGGTCGGGCATGGCCGTTGGCCTATCGCTTGGGCTGTCGCTTCTGCCTAATCTGCTCTTCGCTCCGCTTGGCGGCTTTCTTGGCGGAAGGCTGTCCCGAAGGCGAATCCTGATTGCAACCGATCTGGCGCGCGTTCCCTTCGCCCTGTCCTTCCTGCTTGTGGACGGGAAAGGGATGCTGTGGCTGCTGTACGCCGGCAGCTTCATGCTGGCCGTAGGCGAAGCGGTCTACGCTCCGGTCCGCAAGTCGGCGATTCCCCTGCTGGCAAGGCCGGGGACCCTGCAGCGGGTGAATGCGATGGAACAGCTCATGACGGGCTGTGTGCTGGTGTTGGGCGCATTGACGGGAGGGCTCGTCTCTTACTGGTTCGGTCCGGACACGGCCTTTGTGCTCAACGCGCTTTCTTTTCTGGGAGCGGCTGTCATTATTTCCGGTATTTCGTTCCCAGAGGAAGCAGGAGATGATGACTCAACGGAATCGGGTCTCCGCCAAGCATCGGGTAGCGGGACGGGGGGGCTGACCCGGCGGAAAGGCCTGACCGCGCTGCTGGCCGGAAGCGTCGTTCTGCAGGTGCTGATCGGATATGAAATCATGGTATCGATGGTAAGCGGGCTGGATAATGTGCTGATTAGCGTCTATGCGATCGAGGTTTTTCATAAAGGGGATGCCGGAGTAGGCGCGTTCTATGCATCGCTCGGGGCGGGGCTGACGCTCAGCTTCTGGGCGAGCCGGAGGCTGAAGGGGAATTTGCTGGCGGCGGCGCTCGGCGGTCTGCTGATCGAGGGGCTGGTGCTGGCGGGAATCAGCATGTCAGGCAGCTTCATCGCCGTCTGCGGGCTGTATGTGCTTCTCTCGCTGGCATCCGGCATCAGCAACGCTTCGCTGGACACGCTGCTGATGCGGGAGACGCCCGCCCGCTGGCAGCCCTCCGTATTCGGTACGCTGGCGGCAGGCGGCAACACGCTTCTCGGCCTGTCCATGCTGCTGGCCGGCTGGCTGCTGGAAAGGGTGGAGCCGAGGACGCTGGGCTTCACGGGCGGGGTTTGCTTTGCGGGCATCGCCCTGTTCCTTGGCGCCTACGCCTGGATCAGGAGCGGGAAGAGCCGGAAGCTCAAGGCTCCTCCGGAGCTTTACCGGCCGGGGCAGCACCGGTGA